One genomic window of Methanosarcina acetivorans C2A includes the following:
- a CDS encoding DUF927 domain-containing protein produces the protein MNGICKISYEKNEEGKTEEKPIVLAQRPVYITSKFKNFDKNVTLKEKEFLGIEIHSKNGKIEELVVTPEDIFTKGKKGLGGLYNKKLLHFEDKEKDLAKFFVSFYDLNEDILKESVFADKNGWNADFTQFVFGNRVYFEGGFKDIHIPEKFKNDVTKGISSKGDIKEFERLTQKLFNTKAYRHLSYIAILSLVLRIIGAESILINIYSQTTVGKTLICRLVMSQYGFAPEKGNNGLVHAAAGSKSGFESLLYGYNDRPVYFDESKSEDKEEKNSAGLSIYDIVNGLSRILSNQDNTVKNSRDHTNCVFMTSEFPIINTTDQQGKQVRTRFIEAETYIPDMGIEDIKLLEDAMVDHYGLFSETIMEIIFKYKDELRDLYKKYQTELSKKGLTKIESRISKFYASIMLGGFLFEKTLERLNEKYGTTFEIQGFEETEKHFFEEELNERPVETLDITTLKTILNLVNSEYEKYFANVIPPSQPRIGWLETNSKTNRYELVILKDKLMNEVLKDRKESFNQMCKAWNKLEVINPYSRGDRGNKYTRPKIYSTSDGKSLSGDVVVFYVDRLLVILGLTPKDVLKNLGTDGEYERDNKHGAEDKTAVVLPDFSTDIEKPSTPERHKEMSDEMVAKMRSESEALSN, from the coding sequence ATGAATGGAATTTGCAAAATTTCATATGAGAAAAACGAAGAAGGCAAAACAGAAGAAAAACCAATAGTCCTTGCTCAGAGGCCAGTATATATAACTTCCAAATTTAAAAATTTCGATAAAAATGTTACATTGAAGGAAAAAGAATTTCTTGGAATTGAAATACACAGTAAAAATGGTAAAATAGAGGAACTAGTAGTTACTCCCGAAGATATATTTACTAAAGGTAAAAAAGGACTCGGTGGGCTATACAACAAAAAGCTATTGCATTTTGAAGATAAAGAAAAAGATTTAGCCAAGTTTTTTGTTAGCTTTTATGATCTTAACGAAGATATTTTAAAAGAAAGTGTATTTGCAGACAAAAATGGATGGAATGCAGACTTTACACAATTTGTTTTCGGAAACAGAGTTTACTTTGAAGGAGGATTCAAAGATATCCACATCCCTGAGAAATTCAAGAATGACGTTACTAAAGGAATTTCATCAAAGGGAGATATAAAAGAATTCGAAAGACTTACACAAAAATTATTCAATACAAAAGCATACAGGCACTTATCTTACATAGCCATACTTTCTCTAGTACTTAGAATAATAGGTGCGGAAAGCATATTAATAAACATTTATTCACAAACTACTGTAGGTAAGACACTAATTTGCAGATTAGTGATGTCTCAATATGGTTTTGCACCGGAAAAAGGAAATAATGGATTGGTTCACGCTGCCGCAGGATCAAAATCAGGTTTTGAAAGTTTATTATATGGATATAACGATCGACCAGTTTATTTTGATGAATCAAAAAGCGAAGACAAAGAAGAAAAAAATAGTGCTGGTTTATCAATTTATGACATAGTAAATGGATTAAGTAGAATCCTATCCAATCAAGACAATACAGTTAAAAATTCAAGAGACCATACTAACTGTGTCTTCATGACTAGTGAATTTCCAATAATTAATACAACTGATCAACAAGGAAAACAAGTAAGAACCAGATTCATCGAAGCAGAAACATATATTCCAGATATGGGAATAGAAGACATTAAACTTTTAGAAGACGCAATGGTGGATCATTACGGACTTTTTAGTGAAACAATAATGGAAATTATATTCAAGTACAAAGATGAATTAAGAGATTTATATAAAAAATATCAGACTGAACTATCAAAAAAAGGTTTAACCAAAATAGAAAGTAGAATATCAAAGTTCTATGCTTCGATAATGCTTGGTGGATTCCTGTTTGAAAAGACTCTCGAAAGGCTGAATGAAAAATACGGAACCACATTCGAGATTCAAGGCTTTGAAGAAACTGAAAAACATTTCTTTGAAGAAGAACTAAATGAAAGACCGGTAGAAACATTGGACATCACAACATTAAAAACAATTTTGAATTTAGTTAACTCTGAATATGAAAAATACTTTGCTAATGTTATTCCACCATCTCAACCAAGAATAGGTTGGTTAGAAACAAACTCAAAAACAAATAGATATGAGCTGGTTATATTAAAAGATAAATTAATGAATGAAGTACTCAAGGATAGAAAAGAAAGCTTTAACCAAATGTGTAAAGCCTGGAATAAATTAGAAGTTATAAACCCATATTCAAGAGGCGATAGGGGCAACAAATACACAAGACCAAAAATTTATTCAACTTCGGATGGTAAATCATTGTCGGGAGATGTAGTTGTCTTTTATGTTGATAGACTACTCGTTATATTAGGTTTAACTCCAAAAGATGTGCTTAAAAATTTAGGTACTGACGGAGAGTATGAAAGAGATAATAAGCATGGTGCGGAAGATAAAACCGCAGTTGTGCTGCCTGATTTCTCAACTGATATTGAAAAACCTTCCACACCAGAAAGACATAAAGAAATGTCCGATGAAATGGTTGCAAAAATGAGATCAGAAAGCGAAGCATTATCGAATTAA
- a CDS encoding transposase has translation MGKGNIAIDKSMIKTIVDGKIIIPLPKVLVENRYYPMFSIFSPTQCDSCGSKLHVNSHHTRFIISRYGTISLNVTYWLCPTCKKHYHDRVIGVQGSANYSSEYYDTQINVRYDGRCSLHNSRRIGETYTEGVINVCGRAPCPTSLWLYEQKLAKLSKQELLNQGVSFEETLYVDGNWIKNGWKKKLEEFIGTKLTKKEWKKMRYKSVYVVATKEKVILDFEVTERLPTIEALMPLFIRIKNRFPEDKIKKIVSDEDKAIIGAVKMVFPEVTHSFCVFHQLKNVSKRYYEEFSSVEEIPDNDKITYNEISQLILSDTVISAVAHIQKIREFNSDLELSEASHKAISYAEEIFSKNVSFLKKGFTPETDNTMEQIFSLICDIVDKVRSFKTDNGLTNFCYNLFTFFNKRCFSTGKWKGFSPLMRARFQYG, from the coding sequence ATGGGAAAAGGAAACATTGCAATAGATAAATCAATGATAAAAACGATAGTTGACGGCAAAATAATAATTCCTTTGCCAAAAGTTTTGGTTGAAAATCGATACTATCCTATGTTCTCTATATTCTCCCCTACTCAGTGTGATAGTTGTGGAAGTAAATTACATGTTAACTCTCATCACACTCGTTTTATTATATCACGTTACGGCACTATATCTCTCAATGTTACATACTGGCTTTGTCCCACTTGTAAGAAACATTATCATGATCGGGTTATTGGTGTTCAGGGTTCTGCAAATTACAGTTCTGAATATTATGATACACAAATAAATGTCAGATACGATGGACGATGCAGTCTGCACAATTCTCGGCGAATTGGGGAAACATATACAGAAGGAGTAATAAATGTCTGTGGAAGAGCTCCTTGTCCCACTTCATTGTGGTTATATGAACAGAAACTAGCAAAACTTTCAAAGCAAGAACTTTTGAACCAAGGAGTTAGCTTTGAAGAAACATTGTATGTTGATGGGAATTGGATCAAGAATGGATGGAAAAAAAAGCTTGAAGAATTTATTGGAACGAAACTCACAAAGAAAGAATGGAAAAAAATGCGATATAAATCTGTTTACGTTGTTGCTACCAAAGAGAAGGTCATTTTAGATTTTGAAGTAACTGAGAGGTTACCAACAATTGAGGCTCTGATGCCTCTTTTTATACGAATAAAGAACCGATTTCCTGAAGATAAAATCAAAAAGATTGTTTCTGATGAGGATAAAGCGATCATTGGAGCCGTAAAAATGGTCTTTCCTGAAGTGACTCATTCTTTTTGTGTGTTTCATCAATTAAAAAACGTTAGTAAGAGGTATTATGAGGAATTCAGTTCTGTTGAAGAGATTCCAGATAACGATAAGATTACCTACAATGAGATATCTCAATTGATACTTTCTGATACGGTTATCAGTGCTGTTGCGCATATTCAGAAGATACGAGAATTTAACTCTGATCTTGAACTTTCTGAAGCGTCTCATAAAGCGATTTCTTATGCCGAAGAGATTTTCAGCAAGAATGTGAGCTTCTTGAAAAAAGGTTTTACACCTGAGACAGATAATACAATGGAACAAATATTTTCTTTGATATGTGATATAGTAGACAAAGTAAGGTCATTCAAAACCGATAATGGACTAACTAATTTTTGTTACAATCTATTTACTTTTTTCAACAAACGGTGTTTCAGCACTGGAAAATGGAAAGGTTTCTCACCTTTAATGAGAGCAAGATTCCAATATGGATAA
- a CDS encoding transposase encodes MGKGNIAIDKSMIKTIVDGKIIIPLPKVLVENRYYPMFSIFSPTQCDSCGSKLHVNSHHTRFIISRYGTISLNVTYWLCPTCKKHYHDQVIGVQGSANYSSEYYDTQINVRYDGRCSLHNSRRIGETYTEGVINVCGRAPCPTSLWLYEQKLAKLSKQELLNQGVSFEETLYVDGNWIKNGWKKKLEEFIGTKLTKKEWKKMRYKSVYVVATKEKVILDFEVTERLPTIEALMPLFIRIKNRFPEDKIKKIVSDEDKAIIGAVKMVFPEVTHSFCVFHQLKNVSKRYYEEFSSIEEIPDNDKITYNEISQLILSDTVISAVAHIQKIREFNSDLELSEASHKAISYAEEIFSKNVSFLKKGFTPETDNTMEQIFSLICDIVDKARSFKTDNGLTNFCYNLFTFFNKRCFSTGKWKGFSPLMRARFQYG; translated from the coding sequence ATGGGAAAAGGAAACATTGCAATAGATAAATCAATGATAAAAACAATAGTTGACGGCAAAATAATAATTCCTTTGCCAAAAGTTTTGGTTGAAAATCGATACTATCCTATGTTCTCTATATTCTCCCCTACTCAGTGTGATAGTTGTGGAAGTAAATTACATGTTAACTCTCATCACACTCGTTTTATTATATCACGTTACGGCACTATATCTCTCAATGTTACATACTGGCTTTGTCCCACTTGTAAGAAACATTATCATGATCAGGTTATTGGTGTTCAGGGTTCTGCAAATTACAGTTCTGAATATTATGATACACAAATAAATGTCAGATACGATGGACGATGCAGTCTGCACAATTCTCGGCGAATTGGGGAAACATATACAGAAGGAGTAATAAATGTCTGTGGAAGAGCTCCTTGTCCCACTTCATTGTGGTTATATGAACAGAAACTAGCAAAACTTTCAAAGCAAGAACTTTTGAACCAAGGAGTTAGCTTTGAAGAAACATTGTATGTTGATGGGAATTGGATCAAGAATGGATGGAAAAAAAAGCTTGAAGAATTTATTGGAACGAAACTCACAAAGAAAGAATGGAAAAAAATGCGATATAAATCTGTTTACGTTGTTGCTACCAAAGAGAAGGTCATTTTAGATTTTGAAGTAACTGAGAGGTTACCAACAATTGAGGCTCTGATGCCTCTTTTTATACGAATAAAGAACCGATTTCCTGAAGATAAAATCAAAAAGATTGTTTCTGATGAGGATAAAGCGATCATTGGAGCCGTAAAAATGGTCTTTCCTGAAGTGACTCATTCTTTTTGTGTGTTTCATCAATTAAAAAACGTTAGTAAGAGGTATTATGAGGAATTCAGTTCTATTGAAGAGATTCCAGATAACGATAAGATTACCTACAATGAGATATCTCAATTGATACTTTCTGATACGGTTATCAGTGCTGTTGCGCATATTCAGAAGATACGAGAATTTAACTCTGATCTTGAACTTTCTGAAGCGTCTCATAAAGCGATTTCTTATGCCGAAGAGATTTTCAGCAAGAATGTGAGCTTCTTGAAAAAAGGTTTTACACCTGAGACAGATAATACAATGGAACAAATATTTTCTTTGATATGTGATATCGTAGACAAAGCAAGGTCATTCAAAACCGATAATGGACTAACTAATTTTTGTTACAATCTATTTACTTTTTTCAACAAACGGTGTTTCAGCACTGGAAAATGGAAAGGTTTCTCACCTTTAATGAGAGCAAGATTCCAATATGGATAA
- a CDS encoding NAD(P)-dependent alcohol dehydrogenase — MKGFAMLEIGKVGWIDAERPSAGPYDAIVRPLAVAPCTSDVHTVWEGALGERKNMILGHEAVGVIDEIGSEVKDFKPDDKVIIPAVTPDWRSMEAQDEIPMHSNGMLGGWKFSNFKNGVFAEYFHVNDADMNLALLPKGMPLEQAVMLSDMATTGIQGAEMANIKTGSTVAVIGIGPVGLMAVAGASILGAGRLIAVGSRKVTVDLALEYGASEVVDYRKGGLVGQILEKTNGKGVDSVIIAGGNENTISDAVKIVKPGGTVSNVNYYGTGDTLPIPRIEWGSGMAHKDIRGGLTTGGRLRMERMAALCTYGRIKPEKMATHVFEGFDKIEEALMLMKDKPRDLIKPVVLLEE, encoded by the coding sequence ATGAAAGGATTTGCAATGCTTGAAATCGGGAAAGTGGGCTGGATTGATGCTGAAAGACCTTCAGCAGGACCATATGATGCAATCGTGAGGCCTCTTGCGGTCGCGCCGTGTACATCAGATGTTCATACTGTCTGGGAAGGTGCGCTTGGAGAGCGCAAAAACATGATTTTAGGACACGAGGCTGTAGGTGTTATAGATGAAATCGGATCAGAAGTCAAAGATTTCAAACCTGACGATAAAGTAATTATTCCTGCAGTTACACCTGACTGGCGGTCCATGGAAGCACAGGATGAAATACCTATGCACTCAAATGGAATGCTAGGTGGATGGAAGTTTTCAAACTTCAAAAATGGGGTCTTTGCAGAATATTTCCATGTAAATGATGCAGACATGAATTTAGCTCTACTTCCAAAAGGAATGCCACTCGAACAAGCTGTCATGCTATCAGATATGGCAACTACTGGGATACAGGGTGCGGAAATGGCAAATATTAAAACAGGCTCCACAGTTGCAGTCATAGGAATTGGTCCTGTCGGTTTGATGGCAGTGGCAGGCGCATCTATTCTTGGTGCAGGCAGGCTCATTGCAGTAGGTAGTCGGAAAGTCACCGTTGATCTTGCTCTGGAATACGGAGCATCTGAAGTTGTTGATTACAGAAAAGGCGGACTCGTTGGGCAGATTCTTGAAAAGACGAATGGAAAAGGTGTGGACTCCGTAATCATAGCAGGAGGAAATGAAAACACAATTTCGGATGCAGTCAAAATTGTAAAACCCGGAGGCACGGTATCAAATGTCAACTACTACGGAACCGGAGACACACTTCCTATTCCACGTATTGAATGGGGGTCGGGTATGGCTCACAAAGATATACGTGGTGGCCTGACAACCGGAGGTCGTCTGAGAATGGAAAGAATGGCAGCTCTATGCACCTACGGAAGAATAAAACCGGAAAAAATGGCCACCCACGTATTTGAAGGGTTCGACAAAATAGAAGAGGCTCTCATGCTCATGAAAGATAAACCAAGAGACCTGATAAAACCTGTTGTGCTTCTGGAGGAATAA
- a CDS encoding flavodoxin family protein has protein sequence MKVLAINSSPRMDKGNTALILNPFLEGMKEAGAEVELFYTKKLKISPCTGEFNCWLKTPGKCYQNDDMNILYPRIDAADVIVFATPVYVDGVTGQMKNFIDRMLPRVEPFVELRDGHCRHPVRGGPKALKFVLVSNCGFWEMDNFDSLLVFMKAFCKNASTEFAGALLRPHGEALSSMLEMGAPIDDVFEAAREVGRQLVKEGKMSQETLDIVSRELLPKEMYIQIANQTFRQCLESLDR, from the coding sequence ATGAAAGTTCTGGCAATAAATTCCAGTCCCAGGATGGATAAAGGCAACACAGCATTGATATTAAACCCCTTTCTTGAAGGGATGAAAGAGGCAGGGGCAGAGGTCGAACTCTTCTATACAAAGAAGCTAAAAATCAGTCCCTGCACGGGTGAATTTAACTGCTGGCTGAAAACTCCGGGTAAATGTTACCAAAATGACGATATGAACATTTTATATCCCAGGATCGATGCGGCTGATGTTATAGTATTTGCTACTCCCGTCTATGTAGACGGGGTCACAGGTCAGATGAAGAACTTTATTGACAGGATGCTTCCCAGAGTAGAGCCTTTTGTTGAGCTGCGAGATGGACACTGTCGCCACCCGGTACGTGGGGGACCCAAAGCCCTCAAATTTGTACTTGTTTCCAACTGCGGATTCTGGGAAATGGATAATTTTGATTCCCTGCTTGTGTTTATGAAAGCTTTTTGCAAGAATGCATCCACAGAATTTGCAGGAGCACTTTTACGCCCGCACGGGGAAGCCCTAAGTTCTATGCTGGAGATGGGTGCTCCGATAGATGATGTTTTTGAAGCAGCAAGGGAGGTAGGCCGCCAGCTTGTAAAGGAAGGAAAAATGTCACAAGAAACCCTTGATATTGTAAGTCGTGAACTCCTGCCAAAGGAAATGTATATTCAGATTGCAAATCAGACCTTCCGGCAGTGCTTGGAATCGCTGGATAGGTAA
- a CDS encoding type II toxin-antitoxin system HicB family antitoxin, translating to MASCPGFPGCFSQGDTVEEFIENQKRAIQVCLESCLESFLKSFLKSCLKSPAEDELRECIGKCSLTSF from the coding sequence ATTGCCAGCTGTCCCGGCTTCCCAGGCTGTTTTTCACAGGGAGATACTGTAGAAGAATTTATTGAGAATCAAAAAAGAGCGATCCAGGTCTGCCTGGAATCTTGCCTGGAATCTTTTCTGAAATCTTTTCTGAAATCTTGCCTGAAATCCCCCGCAGAAGACGAACTGCGGGAATGCATTGGTAAGTGCAGTTTAACTTCATTTTGA
- a CDS encoding ExeM/NucH family extracellular endonuclease codes for MSFIFLAGVTLVLTINGSLAQEDITEINVIQGEGLASPLIGKNVSVEAIVVGDFQGKDKLNGFYLQEEDRDADNLPETSEGIFVYDPGELGKIENISIGDTVQVTGIVKETFGLTQIKLSEITKLNGTASSYQVTVLPVTLPAADTKYFERYEGMLVELPQEFIITSNHNFALYGEKTLSPSSRLPNPTSLSKPGRPAITLQALNQRSKIILDDGSKKSYPDPGAFPLTLRSGDSVQGITGILSFGFGEYRIHPQSIRNMSVSNPRPDKPESVGGIIKIASFNVENYFNGDGQGGGFQTSRGAKSQAEFERQRAKIFDAITDLNADVIGLMEIENDGYGEFSAIRDLVNGLNAYEDKPDNVTYAFIDPGLQKLGTDAISVGIIYNSQKVVPIGTAATISTGAFSSRNRQPLAQTFEEIATGERFTLAINHLKSKNPPWTGRCGR; via the coding sequence ATGAGTTTTATTTTTCTGGCTGGAGTGACATTAGTTCTCACTATAAATGGCAGCCTGGCCCAGGAAGATATTACAGAGATTAATGTTATCCAGGGAGAAGGGTTGGCAAGTCCGTTGATTGGCAAAAATGTTTCTGTAGAAGCAATCGTAGTTGGCGATTTCCAGGGTAAGGATAAACTCAATGGATTCTATTTACAGGAAGAAGACAGGGATGCGGATAACCTGCCGGAGACCTCAGAAGGAATCTTCGTCTATGATCCAGGGGAACTGGGAAAAATCGAAAACATATCCATAGGAGATACGGTGCAGGTTACAGGAATAGTCAAAGAAACATTTGGGCTAACGCAGATAAAATTGTCCGAAATTACGAAGTTAAACGGGACTGCGAGCTCGTATCAGGTTACTGTTCTGCCAGTTACACTGCCCGCAGCGGATACAAAATACTTTGAGAGATACGAGGGCATGCTGGTCGAATTGCCACAGGAATTTATCATCACTTCCAATCACAACTTTGCTCTTTATGGCGAAAAAACTCTCTCTCCCTCCTCACGGTTACCAAACCCTACAAGTTTATCCAAACCCGGACGACCGGCCATCACCCTCCAGGCTTTAAATCAGCGCAGCAAAATTATCCTCGACGATGGAAGTAAAAAGAGTTATCCCGACCCTGGGGCCTTCCCCCTAACGCTGCGTAGTGGAGATTCCGTTCAAGGTATTACCGGAATCCTGAGCTTTGGTTTCGGAGAATACAGGATCCATCCTCAAAGTATCCGGAATATGTCAGTATCAAACCCACGCCCTGATAAACCTGAATCCGTGGGTGGTATTATAAAGATCGCCAGTTTTAATGTGGAAAACTATTTCAACGGTGATGGCCAGGGTGGAGGATTCCAGACCTCGAGAGGGGCTAAATCGCAAGCAGAATTCGAACGCCAGCGAGCCAAGATTTTCGATGCCATAACAGATCTGAATGCCGATGTGATCGGGCTGATGGAGATTGAAAACGATGGTTATGGAGAGTTCAGTGCCATCCGGGATCTGGTAAACGGCCTGAATGCTTATGAAGACAAACCTGATAATGTGACTTACGCATTTATTGACCCGGGATTACAGAAGCTGGGTACGGATGCCATTTCAGTCGGGATCATCTACAATTCCCAGAAAGTCGTACCAATCGGCACAGCAGCGACAATATCTACAGGAGCATTTTCGTCCAGAAACCGCCAACCTCTGGCCCAGACATTCGAGGAAATCGCCACCGGAGAGAGGTTTACCTTAGCGATCAACCATCTCAAATCAAAAAACCCCCCCTGGACAGGGCGATGTGGTAGATAG